One Paenibacillus riograndensis SBR5 DNA segment encodes these proteins:
- a CDS encoding 1-phosphofructokinase family hexose kinase gives MIVTLTVNPSVDASTGIDRVVPDHKLRCREASYKPGGGGVNVSRAIHRLGGESLALYASGGLHGQLLHEMLEQEGVGHQEIPISGQTRENLIVVEESTGQQFRFDMPGPHFIEGDWQQCLEQLKSLGEKPTYIVASGSLPPGCPADFYGRVIEAVKPWQARVIVDTSGEALQKAADAGVYLLKPNARELEELAGHSITGDAEVRAAALELIEQGRTEVVVVSLGGEGALLITREGCEHLKAPEVPVLSVVGAGDSLVGGLVYSLERGWPLRRAVQFGIASGAAAVMNPERQLCKREDAERLFKQIEAADAEFLK, from the coding sequence ATGATCGTAACATTAACGGTTAACCCCAGCGTAGACGCCAGCACAGGTATTGACAGGGTTGTTCCCGACCATAAGCTGCGCTGCCGGGAGGCATCCTATAAGCCGGGGGGAGGCGGGGTCAATGTGTCCCGGGCGATCCACAGATTGGGCGGGGAGTCCTTGGCTTTGTATGCATCGGGCGGACTGCACGGGCAGCTGCTGCATGAGATGCTGGAGCAGGAGGGTGTCGGGCACCAGGAGATCCCGATTTCGGGGCAGACACGGGAAAATCTGATTGTTGTGGAAGAATCCACGGGCCAGCAATTCCGGTTCGATATGCCCGGCCCGCACTTTATCGAGGGCGATTGGCAGCAGTGCCTGGAGCAGCTGAAATCCCTGGGAGAAAAGCCGACCTACATTGTGGCCAGCGGCAGTCTGCCTCCAGGATGTCCGGCGGATTTCTACGGCCGTGTAATTGAAGCCGTGAAGCCTTGGCAGGCGCGGGTGATTGTCGATACCTCGGGAGAAGCGCTGCAAAAGGCGGCTGATGCAGGCGTATACCTGCTCAAACCGAATGCGCGCGAGCTTGAGGAACTGGCCGGACATTCCATTACAGGGGATGCAGAGGTCCGGGCGGCTGCGTTGGAGCTGATCGAGCAAGGGCGGACCGAAGTGGTGGTGGTGTCCCTTGGCGGCGAGGGGGCATTGCTGATTACCAGAGAGGGCTGCGAGCATCTCAAGGCCCCCGAAGTTCCCGTGCTGAGTGTAGTAGGGGCAGGGGACAGCCTGGTGGGCGGGCTGGTCTACAGTCTGGAACGGGGCTGGCCGCTGCGCCGGGCCGTTCAATTCGGAATCGCCTCCGGAGCGGCGGCGGTAATGAATCCGGAGCGTCAGCTGTGCAAGCGTGAGGATGCAGAACGGTTGTTTAAGCAGATTGAAGCAGCGGATGCAGAGTTCCTGAAATAA
- the corA gene encoding magnesium/cobalt transporter CorA, producing MKIRLVNAGVFTPVDDIEETLTAPTEGFYWIDADVEDLELLQPLYNLHDLAVEDCLSEEDQRPKLEIYESHYFIVVNSIRFDDEEIFLRALNVFLGRHFIITVTKQKIHELRVLKPILWEQEVSEPDRFLYLLIDLVVDNYFSVGDRIEARIEKLEEDILMHTKKSHLSEIIGLRSEILWLKKMLGPQKEVINTLNKKDLRLIDDQLQKYFSDIYENAVKISETFETYRDLMGNLREAYQSSIANRANEIMRVFTAITTIFMPLTVITGIYGMNFDNIPETHSQYGYYGVIAVMVTLGCGMLVVFRKKDWL from the coding sequence ATGAAAATCCGGCTGGTAAACGCAGGGGTTTTTACGCCTGTAGATGACATTGAAGAAACATTGACTGCCCCAACTGAGGGATTTTATTGGATTGATGCGGATGTTGAGGATCTGGAGCTGCTTCAGCCCTTATACAATCTGCATGATTTGGCTGTGGAGGACTGCCTCAGCGAAGAGGATCAGCGCCCGAAGCTGGAAATTTACGAGAGCCATTATTTTATTGTAGTCAACAGCATCCGTTTTGATGATGAAGAGATTTTTCTCCGTGCACTCAACGTGTTTCTGGGCAGACATTTCATTATCACCGTAACCAAGCAAAAAATTCACGAGCTGCGCGTGCTGAAACCCATTCTGTGGGAGCAGGAGGTCAGCGAGCCTGACCGTTTCCTGTATCTGCTGATCGACCTTGTCGTAGACAATTATTTCTCCGTCGGCGACCGGATTGAAGCCCGGATTGAGAAGCTGGAAGAGGATATCCTGATGCATACCAAGAAATCGCATCTGAGCGAAATCATTGGTCTGCGCAGTGAAATTCTCTGGCTGAAGAAGATGCTGGGGCCACAGAAGGAAGTTATCAACACCCTTAACAAAAAGGACCTCCGCCTGATCGATGATCAGCTGCAGAAGTATTTCAGCGATATTTATGAAAATGCGGTCAAGATCTCTGAAACGTTTGAAACGTACCGCGATCTCATGGGGAACTTACGTGAAGCCTATCAATCCAGTATCGCCAACCGTGCCAATGAGATCATGAGAGTGTTCACCGCGATCACCACAATATTCATGCCGCTTACCGTGATTACCGGTATTTATGGGATGAACTTTGATAACATTCCCGAGACCCATTCCCAATACGGCTATTATGGAGTTATTGCTGTCATGGTAACGCTCGGCTGCGGCATGCTGGTTGTTTTCCGCAAAAAGGATTGGCTATGA
- the metA gene encoding homoserine O-acetyltransferase MetA, whose translation MPIKIPDSLPAKEVLSGENIFVMDESQAFHQDIRPLRIAILNLMPTKETTETQLLRLVGNSPLQVDVVLLHPSSHTSKNTSAEHLKSFYKTFDEISDRRFDGLIITGAPVEQLEFEDVNYWEELKVIFEWSKHNVTSTMHICWAAQAGLYHHFGVRKVNLDEKCFGVFPHTVSQNNVKLMRGFDEVFHVPHSRHTDVSREDILANPELQILAESEEAGVYLVSTLDGKQIFVTGHSEYDPFSLKWEYDRDIAKGMDIAIPKHYYPQDDPLRTPPAVWRAHANLLFSNWLNYYVYQETPYDIDQADYLVF comes from the coding sequence ATGCCGATAAAAATTCCCGACAGCCTGCCGGCCAAAGAAGTATTGTCCGGAGAAAATATTTTTGTAATGGATGAAAGCCAGGCCTTCCACCAGGACATCCGCCCGCTGCGCATCGCGATCCTGAACTTAATGCCTACAAAGGAAACGACAGAAACGCAGCTGCTGCGTCTGGTCGGGAATTCACCGCTTCAAGTGGATGTTGTGCTGCTGCACCCAAGCTCCCATACCTCGAAGAACACTTCGGCGGAGCATTTGAAGAGTTTTTACAAAACCTTTGACGAGATCAGCGACCGCCGCTTTGACGGGCTGATCATCACCGGCGCTCCGGTGGAGCAGCTCGAATTTGAAGACGTGAATTATTGGGAAGAACTGAAAGTGATCTTCGAATGGAGCAAGCATAACGTGACCTCGACCATGCATATCTGTTGGGCGGCACAGGCAGGACTCTATCATCACTTTGGCGTGCGCAAGGTGAATCTGGACGAGAAATGCTTCGGCGTGTTCCCGCATACCGTGAGTCAGAATAATGTAAAGCTCATGCGCGGCTTTGACGAGGTGTTCCATGTTCCGCATTCCCGGCACACGGATGTCTCGCGTGAAGATATCCTGGCCAATCCCGAACTGCAGATTCTGGCCGAATCGGAAGAAGCCGGGGTGTATCTGGTTTCGACGCTTGACGGCAAGCAGATTTTTGTGACAGGGCATTCCGAATATGATCCGTTTTCGTTAAAGTGGGAATATGACCGGGATATCGCCAAAGGAATGGATATTGCGATTCCGAAGCATTACTATCCTCAGGATGATCCGCTGCGGACACCGCCGGCAGTCTGGCGTGCCCATGCCAACTTATTATTCTCTAATTGGCTCAATTACTATGTATACCAGGAGACTCCTTACGATATAGACCAGGCGGATTATTTAGTATTCTAA
- a CDS encoding aminotransferase class I/II-fold pyridoxal phosphate-dependent enzyme: protein MDEKLRIESRLAQIGSQEDPATGAINYPIYNATAFRHPRLGQSTGFDYIRTKNPTRSVLEEAVAELESGDAAFACSSGMAALTTVFALFGQGDHLVVSLDLYGGTYRLLERILSKYGISASYVDTNDLDGLEASRRPNTKAVFIETPTNPLMMITDIEAVCTWSRRHGLLTIVDNTLLTPFFQRPLELGADIIVHSATKYLGGHNDVLAGLIVTKGTELSAEMAILHNSLGAVLAPNDSYQLMKGMKTLALRMERHESNALALARYLLEHPAIAEVFHPGLPDHPGYDIQKRQSSGNTGIFSFKVKDAGYVEPLLRHIRLIAFAESLGGVESLMTYPAVQTHADIPVEIRDAVGVDDRLLRFSVGIEHADDLIADLGQALEAARTELEEASAGTASAAE from the coding sequence ATGGATGAAAAACTGAGGATTGAGAGCAGATTGGCGCAGATAGGTTCACAGGAGGACCCGGCTACGGGGGCAATTAATTATCCGATTTACAATGCGACGGCATTCCGTCATCCCAGACTTGGGCAGAGCACGGGGTTTGATTATATCCGTACCAAGAATCCTACCCGCTCGGTGCTGGAAGAAGCTGTGGCAGAGCTTGAGTCCGGGGATGCTGCCTTTGCCTGCAGCTCCGGGATGGCTGCGCTGACAACCGTGTTTGCCTTATTTGGACAAGGGGATCATTTAGTGGTTTCGCTGGACCTGTACGGCGGGACCTACCGTCTGCTTGAACGGATTCTCTCCAAATACGGCATAAGCGCCTCTTATGTGGATACGAACGATCTGGACGGCCTGGAGGCTTCACGGCGTCCGAATACCAAGGCTGTTTTTATCGAAACGCCTACCAATCCGCTGATGATGATCACGGATATAGAAGCTGTCTGTACATGGTCCCGCCGCCATGGGCTGCTTACGATTGTGGACAATACGCTGCTGACGCCTTTTTTCCAGCGGCCGCTGGAGCTGGGGGCGGATATCATCGTCCATAGCGCGACCAAATATTTGGGAGGGCATAACGATGTGCTTGCCGGACTGATCGTAACCAAAGGCACCGAACTGTCTGCGGAAATGGCCATTCTGCACAATTCCCTGGGCGCAGTGCTTGCGCCGAATGACAGCTACCAGCTGATGAAGGGCATGAAGACACTCGCGCTGCGCATGGAACGGCATGAGAGCAATGCGCTGGCGCTGGCCCGCTATCTGCTGGAGCATCCGGCAATCGCTGAGGTCTTTCATCCGGGGCTTCCTGACCATCCGGGGTATGACATCCAGAAACGCCAGTCCTCGGGCAACACCGGAATCTTCTCCTTCAAGGTAAAAGATGCCGGATATGTCGAGCCGCTGCTGCGCCATATCCGCCTGATTGCCTTCGCCGAAAGCCTCGGCGGGGTGGAGTCGCTGATGACCTATCCGGCGGTGCAGACCCATGCAGACATCCCGGTGGAGATCCGCGACGCTGTCGGTGTGGATGACCGCCTGCTGCGTTTCTCCGTCGGGATTGAGCATGCGGATGATTTGATTGCCGATCTCGGACAGGCGCTGGAAGCGGCCCGGACCGAGCTGGAAGAGGCATCTGCCGGCACAGCATCGGCAGCAGAATAA
- the mqnC gene encoding cyclic dehypoxanthinyl futalosine synthase, whose translation MSAIDLILDKTLKGERLGLEDTVRLFESNEIEKMGAAADIIMKRWHPDPLATFVIGRNINYTNVCDVYCRFCAFYRRPGSEEGYVLPDETIFQKIQETIDVNGTEILMQGGTNPNLPFSYYTDLLRGIKQRFPEITMHSFSPAEIMKMVEVSGLPLEQVVREIHAAGLDSLPGGGAEILDDRTRRKISRLKGSWREWMDVMQTAHKIGMNTTATMVIGLGESMEERALHLLRVREAQDECIANKYDSEGFLAFISWTFQPDNTNLKLDRQTPEEYLKTVAISRLVLDNIKNFQSSWVTMGPEVGKLSLQYGCNDFGSTMIEENVVSSAGATHKVNIESITQIIREAGKIPAQRNTRYDILRVFDDADAKIDNDFVMQN comes from the coding sequence ATGAGCGCGATTGATCTGATTCTGGACAAAACGCTGAAGGGCGAACGGCTCGGGCTGGAGGATACGGTCCGGTTGTTTGAAAGCAACGAAATTGAAAAAATGGGCGCTGCCGCTGACATTATCATGAAACGCTGGCACCCCGACCCGCTGGCTACATTCGTTATTGGCCGCAATATCAACTATACGAATGTATGTGATGTGTACTGCCGTTTCTGTGCCTTTTACCGCAGACCGGGCTCTGAGGAAGGATATGTGCTGCCCGACGAGACGATTTTTCAGAAAATCCAGGAAACCATTGATGTGAATGGTACAGAAATTCTCATGCAAGGCGGAACCAACCCCAATCTGCCATTTAGCTATTATACGGATTTACTGCGTGGAATTAAGCAGCGTTTCCCGGAGATCACCATGCATTCCTTCTCCCCTGCGGAGATTATGAAAATGGTCGAAGTATCCGGTTTGCCGCTGGAGCAGGTGGTCCGCGAGATTCACGCTGCAGGTCTGGATTCCCTTCCCGGAGGTGGTGCAGAAATTCTCGATGACCGGACCCGCCGCAAAATCAGCCGTCTCAAAGGCTCCTGGCGGGAATGGATGGATGTCATGCAGACCGCGCACAAGATCGGCATGAACACCACGGCAACCATGGTTATCGGCCTTGGCGAGAGCATGGAGGAGCGGGCGCTTCATCTGCTGCGGGTCCGTGAGGCCCAGGATGAGTGCATCGCGAACAAATATGACTCCGAAGGGTTCCTGGCGTTTATCTCCTGGACCTTCCAGCCGGATAATACCAACCTGAAGCTGGACAGACAGACCCCGGAAGAATACCTTAAGACCGTGGCTATCAGCCGTCTGGTGCTGGACAACATCAAAAACTTCCAGTCCTCATGGGTTACGATGGGGCCGGAGGTCGGCAAGCTGTCCCTGCAGTATGGCTGCAATGATTTTGGCAGCACCATGATTGAAGAGAATGTAGTATCCTCAGCGGGGGCAACCCATAAGGTCAACATCGAGTCGATCACCCAGATCATTCGTGAAGCAGGCAAAATCCCTGCGCAGCGCAACACGCGTTATGATATTCTGCGGGTGTTCGACGATGCGGATGCGAAGATTGACAATGATTTTGTCATGCAGAACTAA